The following proteins are co-located in the Frigidibacter mobilis genome:
- a CDS encoding glutathione S-transferase family protein produces the protein MIRLHHVAQTRSFRVLWMLEELGLEFELVPHSFFDRSLREPAYLALSPAGRVPALEIDGRCLSESGAILQYLAETRGALTGTAGERPDWLEWLHYAETVGSHVANLTQHHIILRDPSMRSPTVMRLEAKRLEKALEGVERRMAGDWLLASGFSAADIAVSYGALIGQRFTALDRLPRVAGWLERIAARPAFRRAAARDGAAAIYTQAFYPPPEETPHA, from the coding sequence ATGATCCGCCTGCACCATGTCGCGCAGACCCGGTCGTTCCGGGTGCTGTGGATGCTGGAGGAGCTGGGGCTGGAGTTCGAGCTGGTCCCGCATTCCTTCTTCGACCGCTCCCTGCGCGAGCCCGCCTATCTCGCCCTCTCCCCCGCAGGCCGGGTTCCGGCGCTGGAGATCGACGGGCGCTGCCTGAGCGAATCCGGTGCCATCCTGCAATACCTCGCCGAGACCCGTGGCGCGCTGACCGGCACCGCAGGGGAACGGCCCGACTGGCTGGAATGGCTGCACTATGCCGAAACCGTCGGCTCGCATGTCGCCAACCTGACCCAGCACCACATCATCCTGCGCGATCCCTCCATGCGCAGCCCCACCGTGATGCGGCTGGAGGCGAAGCGGCTGGAGAAGGCGCTGGAGGGGGTGGAGCGGCGGATGGCGGGCGACTGGCTGCTGGCCTCGGGCTTCAGCGCTGCCGATATCGCCGTGTCCTATGGCGCGCTGATCGGCCAGCGCTTCACCGCGCTGGACCGGCTGCCCCGCGTCGCGGGCTGGCTGGAGCGCATCGCCGCCCGCCCCGCCTTCCGGCGCGCCGCCGCCCGCGATGGCGCCGCCGCGATCTACACCCAGGCCTTCTACCCCCCGCCCGAGGAGACGCCCCATGCCTGA